From Triticum aestivum cultivar Chinese Spring chromosome 7B, IWGSC CS RefSeq v2.1, whole genome shotgun sequence:
CGGCCGTACTTTGCCGCGCGCACAAGCACACCCTGCATGCCCCGATGCCGAGCGCTGGTCGCGAGAGGGTGGCCGAGGGGGCGCGTCGGCTTGCCGCCGTGCAAGCGTCGCCATGACAATGAGGCTGGGAGCTCCTCCCTCCACCCACCGATGGATGAGTGGCGCAAGAGCGCGGCGCGCATTCCAGCAGCGGTTACCGTCGGGCATGGCGCAATTTCGACCGCCTGCATGAGATATTCTGGCCGACAACCAAGCGTCTCCGGGCGACGGAGCGCGCGTTCTTCAAGGCGAAGGAGTCGGTCGCTGTCGGAGAAGATGCTGCAACGCGACTGGAGGCGATGAAGGAGGAGTACGACCTCGCATTCGTCCTCTCCAACTCCTTGATGGAGTGCCACCTCAGCGTGAAGAAGGGTGATGTGTAGATTTTAGTTTTTAACTTGTATGTTTTAAGTTTGTCGTATGAACTATGTTGAATTCCGGTATTGTATGCGGCGCGAACTAGTCGGTTTAAATTATGCGGTATGTGTGACCGGATCTGATGTTTCATGCTATCAGTGACACCGCAAATTCGGTTTACAGTATCCGTAAACGAAATTTGCGGTACCGCGGTTCGCagaatctgctagagatgctctaagggcatctccaacgcccgacctgcaaatttcctcccgcatctgCTCGCGGATAGGGGGTCCAGTCCACCGACACGAATGCGGGAAGCGGCCATCCAACACTGACCGCATACATTTCATGTCGGGTTTCAACTAAGCGGACCAAATTCATGCAAACTACTTGATATTCATCAATGTTCagatagaaaatagcacaaatcatccatatatagcatgcaaataagtctagtacaacaatgtCTCAAATTTGACGAGATTAAccggatgttcaacaagtttttcatgAACGGATCATGTCGTCTCACACAtactactctttcagcttcatccaacagtgTGTGTACTTAAATGGCCATCCCTCTTTCCTGTGGTACACCACGGTAGTGCGTACGGACTACACAATGTTTAGAGCAACTTTGAGTGAATGAATAATTTGAACAAGTTGAGTAGGATGAAACAAACCTTACGATCTCCTCTCTGCCGCGTGCAAGGGCCACCTTGCCTCCAGCTGACCAACCACGTGACAAAACTTGGTGATGATGGTCTCAATGGCGTACCTGCGATACGATAATGATCTCGCATTGTGTTCTTGAATGGTATGCATGTCGTAGAGCGGAATATGCTTTCGTGCGTGAAACGATTCATGCACTTGCTGCCATCAGGACCTCCCTCTGCTCCTGCCTATGAATCCGTGGATACGTCCAACCACGCATCGCATAACAAGtcatcctccatggtcgagtaCCCCGCCATCCCTAGTAATTTGGAAAAATGACATGGCGTCCGAAATTAAACTAaatggcatttgaccgaacacctgtcGGGCATGATGTCCGCCATGGAGGTCGTCGAAAGAGGGGCGGAGAGTACCCGGGTATACAAACGGCTCCAGGATGGACAACGCCGTCGTAAAAGGCGAGCGGGAGCATCGGTGCTGGTTGCGGACGTCCGACAATGCCTCTGTGGCGGTTGGAGAGGTACAACAGCTGCGGCGATGGAGGTGGAGGGTGTGGATGCAAAGCAAGGGGGAGAAGGGGCGGATTGGAAGAAAATGGGACCGGAAGGGGGATTTGGTGGGCCTCGGGTGTCGGAGTCTTGCGTGGCTGTTGTGTGGACTCTTACAACCCCCCATCCCCCCACCTAGTTTTATCTTCACTTTGCAGGAGAAAGTGCGTTTGGACCGCAGAGCGGACTGATACAGAACCGCGTTTGATGGCACAACATGTCCAGACCACGTGGTCCGGATGTATACAAGCGGTTTAAGAGTCCTGATATGCGTCAAAGGGCTTCAAATTGTTGGCCAAGGGAATATGGGATTGTTGTGACTTGTGAGATTGCTTATTTGCAGATAGACTAGTAATAACTAGATGCCGAATTACTTGTTTgaaagaattccttatttaacactattTTAAATTGTGTTTCACTATTTGACACTCAAAAACTTTTCCTTCCTTATCTAACACCAAATCTAAATTTTGCTCCCTTTGTGACAGTTTCGTTCATTTTGACTACTAATTGTGTTAATTGATATCTGAAAAGATGATTTTACTCCTAGTACATTATTCACTTGACTAAAAAGGCAATACGTTTTTCATGGTTAGTACAGGAAGAATTGAGTTTCAGTGTGCGATGACACCGTCAGGTATTTAAATCCATGAAGAAACGGTATATGTGCAGATGCTGAGGTACTATAGGACAATAGACAAACCCTTTTTTTCTAGGAGTGCAGTGTCTACGTTTTGAGCTCGATCATCTCCTGTCGATCTGGATTGATGTGCTGGTAGCTTGGTGCGTGCAGCCACCTCTGCGTCTTCGCAGGACACGAGTATATATGGTTGGTTGACTTGTAGATTGGCTAACTAACGATAACAATGTACTGCAGTGGTGGCCTGATTGCGCACGCGGTCACTAACATGCAACTTAAATTATGTTGGCAGGTTTGTTTAGTAAGTTGACCACCAAGCTGCCCGGCGTCACGTTGCTTACTTACAAAGCTAGCTCAAAGAAGCAGACTAGCAGGCTGCTTGCTTGATTCTTGTATCAATAGCACACACACGTAACACTGTAAACACTTTGTGTATATGCATGTGGGTTGGGGTGGCTAAGCTTGCTCTCTagcaagaagatgaagatcgacctgATCGATTCAGTTGACGCTAGCGCAGACCAGTTTCATGTGTATGTGCGTATGTACATGTGCATCATGGGTAAAGACGGGAAGCTCTGCTGCTCTCTTTTGCCCGCCACCTTCCACGGCCATGTAAATAATTGCTTCTTTGGTCATGCGAAGAATTCTGGTCACAAGTTGCATCAGGGGTAAAGTCGTCTTTTCATGTGTCATCTACCATCGTTAGTAGTCGAAATGGACGAAAGTGTCGTAAAAGAAACAAATTTAGATTATGTGTTAGATAAGGAAGAAAAAGTCTTTCAGCGTTAAATAGGGAAAGAAAATTTAAGACAAtattaaataaggaattctctcactTGTTTTAGATTtgtgtatctagacatgttttagtgttaaATACATatgtacttcctccattccaaattactcgtcatggttttagttcaaaaaaccacgacgagtaatttggaacggagggagtatctatgaaagtctaagacaagtaatttgggacggatGTAAGCTTTTTTAACATCAAAAGCAAGATATTGTGCACTTACATTTATTATCCAAACATCCTCAACTTATCTATACATTCCTCTTTCAGAGCTTTACCAAGAACCGTCACAACGGCTCACTAAAGCTCCTCGGCCAACTTTTGCAATAACGGATAAGATGGCTGGCCGATGTTCCTCAACTTGCTTTAGCAACAATTAGTGATGACTGCGGTTTAACCTTAGGAACCCAGTCCACTTTGGCGACAGGGTTAACATCTGCTGCCCAAAAGCTTGCTGTTTTGATGTCATCCTTTGTCATCAACTTAGAGTAATCTTCATGGTTGTACATGACATTGTTCTTCCCTCCAAACTCCATAGGAAGGATTTCTGGATCAATATGGTTGtacattgtcttcatgctctcttTGTTCTCCTTGTACACGAAGTTCAATTTCTGGGCTGATTTCAGGTCAACCAGTACTTTGAGAAGCTGAAACAATTTAAAACATGTAAGTTGGAAAATTAGTATGGTACTTATTTGTATTGATCTATAGCTTATTTTTCAAATAAAAGAACTTCCTGAATAAAAAGGGGACATGCAACACTATGTTTTACGAAGCGGTAATGTTCAAAGCCTACACattaaaagaagactcaaatactctgggcggtgtcgtggttttgtcacggcagatgttctagtgtgaggacttagtcgtgaggccaacacaactaggtagtagcttgaacggggttggtcggaatcaagagacgcgaggttttaccaggttcggcccctcacagtggaggtaaaagactatatcctgcttcattgatattgatgatgatgatgatcacaattacaagggtgctctttcgctacctctatctcgagagctattgacttgtctctctcaaacttgtccctcttggggtgccctgcccctccttatataagttggaggagcgggttacatgtggagtcctagaaggattaggattattctattacaagtggaatccttgTCTTGCTTTCCTTGTAAGAAAAATATTTCTTATGCCTTCCTTCTCAAGCCAGTCCACCGGACACCGTACCAAGAGCCGGTCTTCTTGTGAgtcgccttctgggccttgggctttGTCATTcatctgacccgcctgccgggtcacccatgagtcgccaggctcggCGGGGTCATCAGTGAGTCGAGAaatccgggcgggtcacttagtgagtcgccaagtcagggcgaatcactagtgagtcgccaagtccgggcgggccatacttccggccgggttacactgcggggtatatccccgacaggcggATTGAACAGAAATGCAATTGAAAGCCTCTTTGGGTAATGGTTTTGCAGGACATTCATACCGTCTCTGGCAGCCTTGAAGGGGGTTGCATGGGCCAGTGTCCATCCTGTGAAGTCTATCAGCCACACCATTTTGGCATGACCTTCAGGCAGGCTGAGAACTGCATTCTCCAAGGTATATATAAGATACTGCAACTGCCTTTCGTGAGACGATGTATTCTGAAAGTGTTTCAACGAAATCTATACAGGTGAGTTCTAGGAGACTGGCAGTTTTGAACCAAGGAACATGTTGAGTTCTTACCTGCTTTGCCGGTCTCATTACGACCACAGTTCTACCCTCTCTATTTGTGAAAGTTGCCTTGTACATTTTACCTATTTCTGCTTCCACAGAAACATAAGGCTGAAATGAAGAATAAAACAATTAATGTGGAGTTTAGCTACTTGATGAATGCAAGCaaggaaaatgaaaagaaaaattaCCCAACGAATATCCTCAGGTCTCTTAGTTGCCCTCCACTTGAGACTTTCTTTCAGCATTTTCCTAGACTTGTCAACATTCCAGTTGCGGGCGTCGAGGTATCTTATCAAGCATGCTTCATCGCAATATTTCTCTCCACGGACAGATAAAGACCCAAGAGCAGCTCTCAGTTCCTTGATCTATTCCCAGCAGATTGTTACATGAGATAATTGATGAGAAAAATAGTAGACGTGTTTGAAGTAACAGACTAGAATAATAAATACGTATAAACACTGTATGCTTTATACAGATAACGATGGACACAAGTTCCTTGAACTAGTATTTTTTTATCACCGCGTAGTCCCCTTACGAGCTTCCAGTGAAGTGGAAAGATGAAAATGACTCCTAATAAGAGAGCTCCTGTGGGCTCTAGTTCAAAAGTGGATTACGGTTTGCAACATACTGGTATATGTACAGCTAGATGAAAGAATGCGTGTCCTTTAAAAAAATACATTTCGCACTCCTAAAATTCCGCATTGTGGGATTTTGTGCAAAACAAAATTTAACTAGTAGATAAAGTGAACTCTGAGTTGCTGACAAAAGACTATGCTAAGTAAGACGGCAAATTTTGTCAAATGGTCATTATCATCAGAGGGTGAGATGTGATCATCCTTTGCAAGGAAGTAACTGAAGTGCATAATGCCCAGGCTAATGCCCCTTTCTTCTTGATTTACCATGACATGATCTTTCAGGCTTCTACTTGGCTATATTACAGTTTAACCATTTTCATTTTATTACAAATGCAACTAAGGTTGAAGCCTGAGATAGGCAAATGCAGCCACCATGAATTCttttaccttttctttttcttattaggAGGGGGGTCAACATTGTAATTTATTTACTAGAAGCCATAAAATCTGCATGCTAATAGTTCCACAAGGTACAAGAATATGATAATTTTCAAAAAATACCTTTGCTTGTCTCTGCTCAGCATCTGAATCGAAATGAGAAGCTTGCTTTTTCCAAAACATGTTCTCTTTAACTCAATGATGCTCAACCTTTAAACAGAAAAGGTATTTGGAAAACAATTAGGTGACAACGGCCAATCCTTGTGCAAACCCACCTCAAATGTTTGGTGCAGTTACATTTTAAATAGTACGTGCAAGAACTATCAAATATCTATTGAAGAGTAACATAATTTGAAATGATGGCCAATTAATATACATGCCTGATTGTGAACAATTGATATGAACGCATATGTATGGAAAATATAATTTCTTGTTTGACCAGACTTCCAATAAGTTTATAGTGGCTTTCGAGAGAAACATCCTGGATGAAAAATATTAAGACTCTGAAAATTGATTGCAAATCCAACAAGAGATGCTTGATGTTATCTCACTTTTCTTTTGGTATTGTAAAAACTTCAACCACAGCACTATAAAATGGCAATTACAGTTGCTCACAAGGTGATAATAACAATATACCCCCGTTTCAAGTTCTAGCTTTGACCTAATTCAAACTtctttaagtttgaccaagtcaGAAGAAATATATCAACATCTACGACACCAAACTAACTTTGATACACTcatcataaaatatatttttaaactaTAAATATTTGATGATTAGCACTTTTTTCTACAGGATTGGTCAAATATAGAgaagtttgacttaagacaaagCTAGAATTTCAAATAGTTTGAAATGAAGTGCGTAAATATTCATACTCCAAAGTGTATATGTCCGAAGATTACCTAACAATGAATCCTACCTACCATTACTGTGAACTCTGACTAAATTATAGACCACAAATATTTGAACCCTATTTCCACATAAATCAACAAGAGCATTAACTTCAAATTGTCTCTATCAGTGCAAGGCGATGGTTGCCTATTTCCCCTATTTGCTACTATCATGTACCAGTTCAGTACGTACACCAGCCAAATGTCAATCCCCATCGACGTGGTGCTAATCACTGTACCAGACTATGATACATAAAACACAAGCAGTTCACACAATGAAAAAGCACAACCCTTAGAAAAATCTGCTGTCAATCTCCTGTAACGCTACAAAACAGCAATTGAAGGGACAAAAGGTGATAACTATATACACCATTCATTTCAAATCATTTGAGTTTGATCACCATCTATAACACCAAATTATTTTCTTCAGATTCATCATAAAATATATGTCCGGACGATATATATTTAACACTATGGATATTATCACATTTTTGTATGAACATGGTGAAATATATTAGcacatttttctataaacttgactCCGAACAGAGCTATTACTTCAtataatttgaaacggagggagtattattttgcgCCGCAGTTTCTTTCCTCTCTTGTGGGTggtattgattttgattggcattgcctcccgCCACGAGGTAGATCGGGAGGTATCTTACTGGGTGTGAGATGTGATTCCCTTGAAGTCCGGAGTGTGGTAATGGGTGACTTCGCCGTAAAGTTTCGAGTTCGGTCTAAAGTTGATGGGttcaactgggctttggtggcAGTTTATGGTGCCGCATAGCCCGAGCTTAAACCAGAGTTTCTGGCGGACCTTGTTCGGATCTATGGGTCTGAACAGCTTCCAATTTTGgtcgggggtgatttcaatatcattaggaggagagaggagaaaaataatgataattttgacggcaggtggtcgtttatgttcaataccattatcGAAAGCTTGGATCTaagggagatagagctttctggtagaaagtttactTGGGCAAATGCTTTGCCAAACCCGACGTATGAGAAGCTTGATCGAGTTCTTGCTAGCgtcgagtgggaacagaagttccctcttGTTACAGTGCAAGCTCTCACGCGGGGAATATCCGATCACACACCATTGTTCGTAGACTCGGGGGAGCCGAACCATatgggaaacaaaaacaccttctcattcgagatggcctggttcgaacgCGAGGGGTTCCTAGACCTTATAGCCAGGGAATGAGCCAAGGATGTAGGAGGAAGGACGGCGGTCGAGCGCTGGCAGAATAAAAtaaggcatttgagaagtttcctacggggttgggctaagcacctcagtggggTGTATAAGATTGAGAAGGATAGGCTCCTCTCTCTTGTACAGGCCCTGGACATAAAAGCTGAAACCTCGATTTTGCTACCTGCCGAACTCCAGGTCAAAAGTGAGGCGGAGAAGAGGctgaaagaacttctccgcgaagaagaattgaagtgggctttgcgagCTAAGGTCCGCAAGGTGTtccaaggggacgcgaatactcaattcttccatctcattgctaatggtaagcacagaaagaagcgGATCTTTCAGCTAGAGCAGGATGAGGGTACTATTTTAGGTCAGGATAATCTCAAAACTTATATTACCGACTATTATAGACAGTTATTTGGACCACCGGAGGACaattgtgtgtccctcgatgagtccaggattGAGGACGTGCCTCAACTGTCTGCTGCTGATAATGATATCCTGGTTGCCCCGTTCTCCGATAAGGAAGTGTTCGAGGCCAttgcacaaatgaaaaacaataaggctcccggtcCGGATGGGTTCCCGGCTGAGTTCTATAAAaaatgctggcacattattaagagggatttactacctatgtttcatgatcttttctctggacagcttcacttatttcacctgaattttggaactatcacattgcTCCCGAAGAAAACGGATGCTGTGAGGATTGAGCAGTTCAGACCGATCTGCCtgctcaatgttagtttcaaaatctttaccaaggtcgggactaataggctcacacagattgcgcattctgtggtgcagcaatcccaaactgctttcatgccggacaggaacatccttgaaggggtggttgttcttcatgaaacgctccatgagatccattccaaaaaattggatggcgtaatttttaaagtggatttcgaaaaagcgtatgaTAAGGTTAAGTGGTCGTTCCTCCagcaggcattgcgtatgaaaggttttcaTGAAGCATGGCGCCGACAGGTcgaatcctttacgcaaaaagggagtgtgggaattaaagtgaatgacgatataggtcattacttccagacacataaaggcctcagacaaggagatccgatgtcccctatcctgtttaacattgtAGTGGacatgttagcaattttgataggaaggactaaggagaatggtcaagtgggtggTTTGGTTCCTCATctcgttgatggaggtgtatccatccttcaatacgccgatgatacaatcatctttatggagcatgatttggacaaggcaagaaatatgaagctagtgttatgcctctttgaacaattgaccgggttaaagattaactttcataagagcgagttgttctgctttggtagagcaaAAGACGACCAGGattcttataggcaattgtttgggtgcgagttggggaGTCTACCCTTCTCTTACCTTGGTATTCCGATCCACCATCGTAGGCTAActaacagagaatggaagtgcatcgaggatcgatttgagaaAAAACTGAGCTGTTGGAAGGGTAAGCTTATGTCTTACGGAGGCCGTTTGATtttgattaattcggtgctcacgagtatgcctatgtttctcttatcgttctttgaggtcccagCTGGTGTTAGGAAACGGCTGGACTTCTATCGGTCGcgcttcttttggcagggtgatgaacttAAAAGAAAGTACCGGCTCGCTAAATGGgacatcatctgtagaccgaaagaccaagggggccttggtattgaaaatcttgaagttaagaacagatgtcttcttagtaagtggttgtggaagctTTCTTCCGGGACTGAGGCCATGTGGGCGCAGATCCTCCGCAACAAGTACCTCCAGACTAAAACCTTGTCCCAGGTCGTCGTCAGGCCGACtgattcgcctttctggaaagggctaatgaaagtcaaacaatctatGTTCAACGAGACGAGATTTGTTATTGGAAATGGTAcaagtacacgtttctgggaggatacttggcttggagaCTCACCTTTAGCcgttcaatatccgtctttatatcgtattgctcaatgacgtgaggtgttcgtggcaacggtatttcaatctgtcccccttaatattcaatttagacggtcgctagcgggcaatcgttgggaagattggctccatctagttaggagactgatggaggttcaactttctCACCAACCCGATGTATTACGCTGGAAGTTGACTAGTTCTGGAGCttttacagttaaatcaatgtatattgatgttattaattcgaatACTATTCCAACttccaagcatgtttgggctgtcaaagttcctttaaaaattaaagtgtttatgtggtttgttcataaacaagttattttaacaaaggacaacttgattaacgtaattggacaggacctactaggtgtagtttctgtgatcggggtGAGACGATTAAGCATttattctttgattgcccgttggccaaagtgCTTTGGCGGACAgtccatattgcttttaatattactccccCGACTTCGGTCAATgctttatttgggacatggcttaatggggttGAGCCTGACTTAgcaagacatattcgggttggagtttgcgCTCTATTATGGACTATCtagaattgcagaaatgatttggtttttaacagatcaTCACGGTTTCATTTCTTGCAAGTTATTTTCCGAGCTACGGCACTGCTCcattcgtggtcgctactcactccgatggaggccagggagcatttggttactggatctatccgttgggagatggtagctcgggatatcttcaaccggtttggatggcggtcatgtaataggataggcaattaatTTCTCTATCtatttttagccagccggttgtggcaccTTTTCCTGGCTAGTTTGTGTCTAGCGTTATGTCGCTCTGTGTGAGCTGCAtttatctttttcttttttatttcgcTGGAGACTACGGAACCTTGTTGGCACTTTTTGATGTTTGGTTAATAAGATGGTcgcatgcatctttctgatgcagaggccggggagctcccccttttcgaaaaaaaaatttaGATTTCTATACTACTAATGCATAGTATACTTTGTGTGTCAATATTCGTACTTCAGACTAGCAAACAATAAATCTTACCATACTGTGAAGTCtaacaatcatctttatggagcatgatatggctaaggcgagaaatatgaagctggtgttatgcctattcgaacaattgaccgggctaaagatcaactttcataagagcgagctgttctgttTTGGTAGGGCTAAAGATGAACAGgatgcttataggcaattgtttggatgtgagttGGGAGAGCTACCATTCTCATACTTGGGGATTCCTATCCACCATCgtaggctgacaaacagagaatggaagtgcatcgaggaccgatttgaaaagaaaatgagctgctggaagggcaagctcatgtcatatggaggccgattaatctaattaattcggtgctcacgagtatgccgatgTTTCTTCTATCGTTCTTTGAGGTATcagttggtgttaggaagagaCTGGAGTTCTATAGATCGcggttcttttggcagggtgatgagcttaaaagaaaatatcggcttgctaagtgggatatcatctgtagaccgaaagaccaagggggtctaggtattgagaatctcgaaattaagaataaatgccttcttagcaagtggctgtggaagctctcTTCGGAGAATGATGCTATGTGGGCTCAAATCCTTCGTGGCAAGTACCTTCAGTCAAAAACTTTGTCACAGGTCACAGTACGGCCGACCAACTCGCCCTTCTGGAAGGGTCTCATGAAGGTCAAGCAGGcattgtttaataggacaaagtttgttattggaaacggcacgagtacacgtttctgggaggacaCTTGGCTCGGTGACACACCCTTAGCCATCCAATACCCTTCTTTGTACCGCATTGTTCAACGCCGTGAGGTGGTCGTTGCATCGGTCTTTCAATCTACCCCCCTTAATATCCAGTTCAAACGAGTGCTAGCGGgaaatcgttgggaagaatggctccgtctagttaggagactgatggaagtccagctttctcaacaacccgatgaattacgctggaagttgactaagtctggagcattcacggttaaatcaatgtatattgatgttattaattcgaactccattcctacgtccaaacatgtttgggatgtcaaagttcctttaaaaataaaagtgtttatgtggttcgtccataaacaagtaattttaactaaggataacttgataaagcgtaattggacaggacctactaggtgtagtttttgcgatcgggatgagactattaaacacctcttttttgattgcccgctggccaaggtactttggcagacggtccacattgcttttaatatcaaACCCCCGAATTCTGTTAatgcgttatttgggacatggcttaatgggattgagcctaacttagcgagacatattcgggttggagtttgtgctttgctgtggactatctggaattgcagaaacgatttggtctttaacagaatatcatgtataTATTTTTTGCAGGTCTTATTCCGGACTATGGCAccgatccgttcgtggtcgctactcacccagacggaggccagggggcatttggttactgggtctttccgctgggagatggtaggtcaggatatcttcaaccggtttggatggcggacatgtaataggataggcatttagtATCCCTATCTAGTTCccagccggttgtggcatcttAATTTGGCTAGTTGATGTTTCTAGCCTtttttggctctgtgtgagctttttGTGCTTTTCTATGACTTGTGG
This genomic window contains:
- the LOC123155829 gene encoding phosphatidylinositol transfer protein 3-like, producing MFWKKQASHFDSDAEQRQAKIKELRAALGSLSVRGEKYCDEACLIRYLDARNWNVDKSRKMLKESLKWRATKRPEDIRWPYVSVEAEIGKMYKATFTNREGRTVVVMRPAKQNTSSHERQLQYLIYTLENAVLSLPEGHAKMLLKVLVDLKSAQKLNFVYKENKESMKTMYNHIDPEILPMEFGGKNNVMYNHEDYSKLMTKDDIKTASFWAADVNPVAKVDWVPKVKPQSSLIVAKAS